From a region of the Aliiroseovarius sediminilitoris genome:
- a CDS encoding efflux RND transporter permease subunit, with translation MKLGISGRLTKAFIRSPLTPLLLLASLAMGLIALAVIPREEEPQISVPMVDVMLRTDGLHAPDAVELVTEPLEAILGSINAVEHVYSQTADDSVMVTARFDVGTDPDDAILRVNERIMANMDRIPQGISQPLIVGRGINDVAIVALTLSPRPDAAEYWDDRALYSLVEELRASLMSVEDVGLTYIVGGRTDQIRIEPDPERLALYGVTLQQLAARVGEANQAFPAGTVTTLDRSLTVTAGQTLRGPSDIGLLQLTTRDGRPVYVRDVADIVVGGAPVDARTWTMTRDDPAAAWTRLPAVTLAIAKREGANAVLVAEHVLERLELLRGSLIPEDIAVEVTRNYGQSADEKADELLFHLGLATVSIVLLVTLVIGWREGIVVAIVIPTTILLTLFASNMMGYTINRVSLFALIFSIGILVDDAIVVIENIARHWAMRDGRSRVTAAIEAVAEVGNPTIVATLTVVAALLPMLFVSGLMGPYMGPIPVNASAAMIFSFFVAVILTPWLMLKIAGRGGAEAGGHGHDSEGVLGRLFRRIAAPVIASRWRAGVFLVVVLVLTGGSMTFFFDRTVVVKLLPFDNKSEFQVILDMPEGTSLERTERVLTEAAERLAALPEATSIQLHAGTAAPFNFNGLVRHYYLRKQPELGDLQVNLEEKSHRDRSSHEIALAAREMLADMDLPEGGSIQIAEIPPGPPVLATLLAEIYGPDADTRRAVAREVREAFAAVPYVVDVEDSFGQPRPRLRLAIDQDSLEYFNVLQSDVYDTIRVLFDGMPVGYSHRGEGRDPTEIRVALPRGELSWSERLASTPVPANLLPGDRGVVELGDLVTVTEEAGNYPIFRHNGRFAEMVMAEMAGDFEAPIYGMIAVQNALDDRPWSAEVPKPEISLYGQPDSDATPTLLWDGEWEVTYVTFRDMGAAFGVAILAIYVLVVAQFGSFRVPLIILTPIPLTFIGIVFGHWVFDAAFTATSMIGFIALAGIIVRNSILLVDFIRHGAEGDEPLRETLLRAGAIRFKPILLTAIAAMIGASVILTDPIFQGLAISLLFGLASSTLLTVLVIPAIYVLFKKADQPYRPAIVSEDD, from the coding sequence ATGAAGCTGGGTATTTCCGGGCGTCTGACCAAGGCGTTCATCCGCTCGCCCTTGACGCCGCTTTTGCTGTTGGCTTCGCTGGCGATGGGATTGATTGCACTGGCGGTCATCCCACGTGAAGAAGAGCCGCAAATCTCGGTCCCCATGGTCGATGTGATGCTGCGCACCGACGGGCTGCACGCGCCCGATGCGGTCGAACTGGTGACAGAACCGCTTGAGGCGATTCTAGGCTCGATCAATGCGGTTGAACATGTCTATTCCCAGACGGCGGATGACAGCGTGATGGTCACTGCCCGGTTTGACGTGGGCACCGACCCAGATGACGCAATCCTGCGTGTGAACGAACGGATCATGGCCAATATGGACCGCATCCCGCAGGGCATATCGCAGCCCTTGATTGTCGGGCGCGGTATCAATGACGTGGCGATTGTCGCGCTGACCCTGTCGCCCAGGCCGGACGCGGCCGAGTATTGGGACGATCGTGCGCTGTATTCTCTGGTCGAGGAGTTGCGCGCCTCGCTTATGTCGGTCGAGGATGTAGGGCTGACCTATATCGTTGGCGGGCGCACGGACCAGATCCGCATTGAACCGGATCCCGAACGGCTGGCCCTTTATGGTGTCACACTGCAACAACTGGCCGCGCGCGTGGGCGAAGCCAACCAGGCCTTCCCGGCAGGCACCGTTACCACACTGGACCGCAGCCTGACGGTGACGGCGGGACAGACCTTGCGCGGCCCTTCGGATATTGGCCTGTTGCAACTGACCACCCGCGACGGACGTCCCGTCTATGTGCGCGATGTGGCAGATATCGTCGTTGGTGGCGCACCCGTAGACGCGCGCACCTGGACGATGACCCGCGACGATCCCGCGGCAGCCTGGACGCGCCTGCCCGCCGTGACGCTGGCAATTGCCAAGCGCGAAGGCGCCAACGCCGTATTGGTTGCCGAACATGTGCTGGAGCGGCTGGAGCTTCTGCGTGGCAGTCTGATCCCCGAGGATATCGCGGTCGAAGTCACCCGAAACTATGGTCAATCAGCCGATGAGAAGGCCGATGAACTGCTGTTTCACCTTGGCCTTGCCACGGTCTCGATCGTGCTGCTTGTGACGCTTGTCATTGGATGGCGTGAAGGTATCGTGGTCGCCATCGTTATTCCGACCACCATTCTGCTGACGTTGTTTGCGTCCAACATGATGGGCTATACGATCAACAGGGTGTCACTGTTCGCGCTGATCTTTTCCATCGGTATTCTGGTTGATGACGCCATCGTGGTGATTGAAAACATCGCGCGACACTGGGCGATGCGTGACGGGCGCTCGCGCGTGACCGCCGCGATCGAGGCTGTGGCCGAGGTGGGCAACCCCACCATCGTCGCCACCCTGACCGTGGTGGCTGCACTTTTGCCGATGCTGTTCGTGTCGGGCCTGATGGGGCCGTATATGGGGCCGATCCCTGTCAATGCGTCGGCTGCGATGATCTTTTCCTTCTTCGTTGCCGTGATCCTGACCCCGTGGCTGATGCTGAAGATCGCCGGGCGCGGCGGTGCAGAGGCTGGCGGGCATGGCCACGACAGCGAAGGCGTGCTGGGACGTCTGTTCCGCCGGATTGCCGCGCCTGTGATTGCCAGCCGCTGGCGGGCAGGTGTGTTCCTGGTCGTGGTGCTGGTTCTGACCGGCGGCTCGATGACCTTCTTCTTCGACCGCACCGTGGTCGTGAAGCTGCTGCCTTTTGACAACAAATCCGAGTTTCAGGTCATTCTGGACATGCCCGAAGGCACCAGCCTAGAACGGACCGAGCGTGTGCTGACCGAAGCGGCGGAGCGGTTGGCCGCCTTGCCCGAAGCAACCTCGATCCAGCTTCATGCGGGGACGGCGGCACCCTTCAACTTCAACGGGCTTGTGCGGCACTACTACTTGCGCAAACAGCCCGAACTGGGCGATTTACAGGTTAATCTTGAAGAAAAGAGTCACCGCGACCGCTCGTCCCACGAAATCGCCCTGGCGGCACGTGAAATGCTGGCGGATATGGACCTGCCCGAAGGCGGCTCGATCCAGATTGCTGAAATCCCGCCGGGGCCACCGGTTCTGGCGACCTTGCTGGCCGAGATTTACGGCCCCGATGCCGACACCCGGCGGGCGGTGGCGCGCGAGGTGCGCGAAGCCTTCGCCGCCGTGCCCTATGTGGTGGATGTCGAAGACAGCTTCGGCCAACCCCGCCCGCGTCTGCGATTGGCGATTGATCAGGACAGTCTGGAATATTTCAACGTCCTGCAAAGCGATGTCTATGACACGATCCGCGTGTTGTTCGACGGGATGCCCGTAGGCTATTCCCATCGCGGCGAGGGGCGCGACCCGACCGAAATCCGTGTGGCCCTGCCGCGGGGCGAGCTGAGCTGGTCCGAGCGACTGGCGTCCACCCCTGTGCCCGCAAACCTGTTGCCGGGCGACCGGGGCGTGGTCGAGCTGGGCGATCTTGTGACGGTCACGGAAGAGGCCGGAAACTATCCGATCTTTCGACACAATGGCCGTTTTGCCGAAATGGTGATGGCCGAAATGGCGGGTGATTTCGAAGCGCCGATCTACGGAATGATCGCTGTGCAAAACGCGCTGGACGACCGGCCCTGGAGTGCCGAGGTGCCAAAGCCCGAAATCAGTCTTTATGGTCAGCCCGACAGCGATGCCACCCCCACCCTGTTGTGGGACGGCGAATGGGAAGTCACATATGTCACCTTCCGCGACATGGGCGCGGCGTTCGGGGTGGCGATCCTGGCGATCTATGTGCTGGTGGTGGCGCAATTCGGGTCGTTCCGGGTGCCGTTGATCATCCTGACGCCCATTCCGCTGACCTTCATCGGGATCGTGTTCGGACATTGGGTGTTCGATGCCGCGTTCACCGCAACTTCGATGATCGGATTCATTGCGCTGGCGGGGATTATCGTGCGCAACTCGATCCTGTTGGTAGATTTCATACGGCACGGGGCCGAAGGGGACGAACCCCTGCGCGAAACCCTGCTGCGCGCCGGTGCGATCCGGTTCAAGCCGATCCTGTTGACCGCGATTGCCGCGATGATCGGGGCATCGGTGATCCTGACCGACCCGATCTTTCAGGGGCTTGCGATCTCGCTTCTGTTCGGGCTGGCATCGTCGACCTTGCTGACGGTTCTGGTGATCCCGGCGATTTACGTGCTGTTCAAGAAGGCGGATCAACCCTATCGGCCTGCGATCGTGTCGGAGGATGATTAA
- a CDS encoding ABC transporter permease, translating into MAQTRKFLHLPLFPVLTVLVLLGPVAAGLWGTLLPAFGHLPTTGRTGLTLDIFRTLFDWPGFGPAVRLSVVTGLTAAILSLTITALILAGWAGTQGFRVLERLLSPFLSVPHAAAAFGLAFLIAPSGWIVRLFSPWLTGWDRPPDLLILNDPWGISLILGMVMKEVPFLLLMSIAALGQIDDRRRLALCQSMGYGRILAWLVAVFPAVYGRIRLPVLVVLTWSMSVVDVAVILGPSTPPTLSVQIVRWMSDPDLVFRLQAAAAALVQLALVIGVVGFWFLGEKLVAHLVCMRIETGRRGHRDRPLRMAGFAAGTAISGVLLLGLLSLAIWSVAGFWTFPDLTPDQFTTRNWMRHKSGSLDAFFETMLIAGIAVAIGMVLTIGCLETEHRRNLRLTQRGMWLIYLPLIVPQTAFLPGLQTLFLSLGLDMGRGPVVLAHLVFVLPYLRLSLDGPWQAWDNRQATVAAALGSGPNRVLWYIRLPMLLAPLLTAIAVGVAVSVGQYLPTLLVGGGRIETLTTEAVALASGGDRRAIGVFGLMQTAAALVPFALALTLPALIWRNRKGLLHG; encoded by the coding sequence GGGGCACTTTGCTTCCGGCCTTCGGGCATCTTCCGACAACAGGCCGGACGGGGCTGACGCTCGATATATTTCGCACGCTGTTCGACTGGCCCGGCTTTGGCCCGGCGGTGCGCCTGTCGGTGGTCACGGGGCTGACCGCCGCAATCCTGTCGCTGACGATCACCGCGCTGATCCTCGCTGGTTGGGCGGGCACACAGGGCTTTCGCGTTCTGGAACGTCTTCTGTCCCCTTTCCTGTCTGTCCCCCACGCCGCCGCTGCCTTTGGGCTGGCTTTCCTTATCGCCCCGTCCGGCTGGATCGTGCGGCTGTTTTCGCCGTGGCTGACCGGCTGGGACCGCCCCCCCGACCTGTTGATCCTGAACGACCCGTGGGGGATATCGCTGATTCTGGGTATGGTGATGAAAGAGGTGCCGTTTCTGCTTCTCATGTCCATCGCGGCATTGGGCCAGATCGACGACCGCCGCCGCTTGGCTCTGTGCCAAAGCATGGGCTATGGCCGCATCCTTGCCTGGCTTGTCGCGGTGTTTCCCGCCGTCTATGGTCGCATCCGCCTGCCTGTGCTGGTGGTGCTGACATGGTCCATGTCGGTCGTTGACGTGGCGGTGATCCTTGGTCCGTCCACACCACCGACCCTTTCTGTGCAAATCGTGCGTTGGATGTCGGACCCCGACCTTGTCTTCCGCCTGCAAGCCGCCGCTGCGGCGCTGGTTCAACTGGCGCTGGTCATCGGTGTGGTCGGGTTCTGGTTTCTGGGTGAAAAACTGGTGGCGCATCTGGTCTGTATGCGGATCGAGACGGGGCGACGGGGACACCGCGACCGCCCCTTGCGCATGGCGGGCTTTGCGGCTGGCACAGCGATCTCAGGCGTTTTGCTTTTGGGGCTTCTCAGCCTCGCCATCTGGTCCGTTGCCGGGTTCTGGACCTTCCCCGACCTGACCCCCGACCAATTCACCACGCGCAACTGGATGCGGCACAAATCCGGCAGTCTGGATGCATTTTTCGAAACGATGCTGATTGCCGGCATCGCGGTTGCCATCGGCATGGTCCTGACCATCGGCTGTCTTGAAACCGAGCACCGCCGCAATCTCCGTCTGACCCAGCGGGGGATGTGGCTGATCTATCTGCCCCTGATCGTGCCGCAAACCGCGTTTCTTCCGGGGCTGCAAACCTTGTTTCTGTCGCTTGGCCTGGATATGGGGCGCGGGCCTGTCGTTCTGGCGCATCTGGTCTTCGTGCTGCCCTATCTGCGCCTGTCGTTGGACGGCCCTTGGCAGGCATGGGACAACCGCCAAGCCACTGTCGCTGCCGCCCTTGGGTCCGGCCCCAACCGCGTGCTGTGGTACATTCGTCTGCCGATGCTGCTGGCGCCCCTGCTGACGGCCATCGCCGTCGGGGTCGCGGTGTCCGTCGGGCAATATCTGCCGACGCTGCTGGTCGGAGGTGGCCGCATCGAGACGCTGACCACAGAGGCCGTCGCGCTGGCCTCGGGCGGCGATCGGCGTGCGATCGGCGTATTTGGCCTGATGCAGACCGCCGCAGCTCTGGTGCCCTTCGCTCTGGCTTTGACTCTGCCCGCCCTGATATGGCGAAACCGAAAAGGGCTGTTGCATGGCTGA
- a CDS encoding ATP-binding cassette domain-containing protein, which produces MDQKGIGIMENATPVVQARGVVKRYGHVTAIDHSDFELRAGEVLAVIGDNGAGKSSIVKAICGATMPDEGEILIEGKPVRFNSPIEARDMGIEIVYQNLALSPALSIADNMFTGREIRKEGWMGKYLRMLDQPAMEKFARDKLTELGLMTVQSIKQPVETLSGGQRQGVAVARAAAFATKFIIMDEPTAALGVKESRKVLELIQDVRARGIPIILISHNMPHVFEVADRIHIHRLGKRLCTIDPKDYTMSDAVAFMTGAKEPPAEDAA; this is translated from the coding sequence ATGGATCAGAAGGGTATCGGCATAATGGAAAACGCAACTCCTGTCGTTCAGGCCCGCGGTGTCGTGAAGCGCTATGGCCACGTGACCGCGATTGACCACTCGGATTTCGAACTGCGCGCGGGCGAGGTTCTTGCCGTCATCGGTGACAACGGTGCGGGAAAGTCGTCGATCGTCAAGGCGATCTGCGGGGCGACCATGCCGGACGAAGGCGAGATCCTGATCGAAGGCAAGCCGGTCAGGTTCAATTCGCCCATCGAGGCACGGGATATGGGGATCGAGATCGTGTATCAGAACCTCGCCCTGTCCCCCGCGCTGTCGATTGCCGACAACATGTTCACCGGTCGCGAGATTCGCAAGGAAGGCTGGATGGGGAAATATCTGCGCATGCTGGACCAACCAGCGATGGAGAAATTTGCCCGTGACAAGCTGACCGAGCTTGGGCTGATGACAGTCCAGTCGATCAAACAACCGGTCGAGACCTTGTCAGGGGGTCAGCGTCAGGGCGTCGCCGTCGCACGCGCTGCCGCCTTCGCCACCAAGTTCATCATCATGGATGAACCGACGGCAGCGTTGGGCGTCAAGGAAAGCCGCAAGGTGCTGGAGCTGATCCAGGACGTGCGCGCCCGTGGTATTCCGATCATCCTGATCAGCCACAACATGCCCCACGTGTTCGAGGTCGCAGACCGCATTCACATTCACCGGCTGGGCAAGCGGCTTTGCACCATCGACCCGAAAGATTATACCATGTCCGACGCCGTCGCGTTCATGACGGGCGCGAAGGAACCACCGGCCGAGGATGCTGCGTGA
- a CDS encoding MFS transporter has translation MPDTPAPTVLAARNAVIAMFVLNGTLFGLWASRIPTVSVKLSLDPGALGLLLLLMGGGAIAAFPLAGRWVDRHGAATTTVWVGAIHALSILGIGLAPTVSTLAAALFFFGATHGAMDVAMNSWAGAVERRLPRPMMSRFHASWSVGAGLGAASGFVAIKLGLPLLAHGVLVIGVVAAVCLWLAVPPATSPLWAPAPRIDAPHAPLFTLPKGQLVLVGLIAMCASLGEGAMADWGAIFLMTTTGVSEASAAIGYAVFSVAMVIMRLGGDRVTYRLGPMRTARLAGGTAALGAGLAVGIATYPVALVGFALMGIGYAVIMPLAFSRATNDPILSPGKAVASLATLGYGGLLMGPPVIGFIAEVSSIRVSFALLMALAVLMASLAPALRQPDP, from the coding sequence ATGCCTGACACCCCTGCCCCCACCGTTCTGGCCGCCCGCAATGCGGTGATCGCGATGTTCGTTCTGAACGGCACGCTGTTTGGCCTCTGGGCGTCGCGTATCCCCACCGTCTCGGTCAAGCTGTCGCTGGACCCCGGCGCGCTGGGGTTGCTTCTGCTCTTGATGGGTGGCGGTGCGATTGCGGCATTTCCGCTGGCAGGCCGCTGGGTGGACCGCCATGGCGCGGCCACCACCACCGTCTGGGTCGGCGCCATTCACGCGCTGTCAATCCTTGGCATCGGGTTGGCCCCGACGGTTTCAACCCTCGCTGCCGCGCTGTTCTTTTTTGGCGCAACACATGGCGCGATGGATGTGGCGATGAACTCTTGGGCAGGTGCGGTCGAACGACGCCTTCCCCGCCCGATGATGTCACGCTTCCATGCCTCTTGGTCCGTGGGCGCGGGGCTTGGGGCGGCGTCAGGCTTCGTCGCGATCAAACTGGGACTGCCGCTGCTGGCCCACGGCGTGTTGGTGATCGGCGTGGTGGCCGCCGTCTGCCTGTGGCTGGCCGTTCCGCCCGCCACGTCGCCCCTTTGGGCGCCGGCACCGCGTATTGATGCGCCGCATGCACCGCTGTTCACCTTGCCCAAGGGCCAGCTCGTGCTGGTCGGCCTGATCGCCATGTGTGCGTCACTGGGCGAAGGCGCGATGGCGGATTGGGGCGCGATTTTCCTGATGACCACGACTGGCGTTTCCGAGGCGTCGGCCGCCATCGGGTATGCTGTCTTTTCCGTGGCGATGGTGATCATGCGATTGGGCGGAGATAGGGTCACATATCGCCTTGGGCCGATGCGCACCGCACGGCTTGCCGGTGGCACCGCCGCGCTTGGGGCCGGGTTGGCCGTCGGCATCGCCACCTATCCGGTCGCACTGGTCGGCTTTGCGCTGATGGGCATCGGCTATGCGGTGATCATGCCACTGGCCTTCAGCCGCGCCACCAACGACCCCATTCTGTCGCCCGGCAAGGCGGTTGCCAGCCTCGCCACGCTTGGTTACGGCGGGCTTTTGATGGGGCCACCGGTCATCGGCTTCATTGCCGAAGTCAGCTCGATCCGGGTCAGCTTCGCCTTGCTGATGGCTTTGGCGGTGCTGATGGCGTCGCTGGCTCCGGCGCTTAGACAGCCCGACCCTTAA
- a CDS encoding ABC transporter permease translates to MSDPTTPAKKGQDFEHALDQSDASVAAFNVKHHTVLERIQHLLHNNPTLVPVIVLVLSLIAFGLIAGGKFFSAFNLSLILQQVSIIGILAAAQSLIIITAGIDLSVAAIMVLMSVVMGNLAVFSGVPTLIAIVIGLMGGVGAGALNGWFITRIKLPPFITTLGTWSIFYALLLWLSGAQSIRGQDIDAEAPFLKFFGESFSIGGARITLSALLMIVVFIVLWYMLNKTAWGRHVYAIGDDKEAADLSGIRTDRTLLSVYGVAGFICALAGWASIGRVGSISPQSFYEGNLDSITAVVIGGISLFGGRGSIMGALFGALIVGVFRSGLRLSGVDVLWQVFAIGWLIIIAVAIDQWIRRVSA, encoded by the coding sequence ATGTCTGATCCGACAACACCGGCCAAAAAAGGCCAGGACTTTGAACACGCTTTGGACCAGAGCGATGCAAGTGTCGCCGCGTTCAATGTCAAACATCATACGGTGCTGGAACGGATTCAGCACCTGCTTCACAACAACCCCACGCTGGTTCCCGTGATCGTGCTGGTGCTGAGCCTGATTGCTTTCGGTCTGATCGCCGGGGGCAAGTTCTTCTCGGCCTTCAACCTCAGCCTGATCCTGCAACAGGTGTCGATCATCGGCATTCTGGCCGCCGCCCAGTCGTTGATCATCATCACGGCGGGCATTGATCTGTCGGTCGCGGCCATCATGGTTCTGATGTCAGTTGTTATGGGCAACCTTGCTGTATTTTCGGGCGTGCCCACTCTGATCGCGATTGTGATCGGCCTGATGGGTGGCGTTGGCGCGGGGGCGTTGAACGGCTGGTTCATCACCCGGATCAAGCTGCCGCCGTTCATCACGACCCTTGGCACCTGGTCGATCTTTTATGCGCTGCTGTTGTGGCTGTCCGGGGCGCAGTCCATTCGCGGACAGGATATCGACGCCGAAGCCCCGTTTCTGAAATTCTTTGGCGAATCCTTCAGCATCGGCGGTGCCCGGATCACGCTCAGCGCGCTTTTGATGATCGTCGTCTTCATCGTGCTGTGGTATATGCTGAACAAGACCGCATGGGGTCGTCATGTCTATGCCATCGGTGACGACAAGGAAGCGGCCGATCTGTCCGGCATCCGCACCGACCGCACGCTGTTGTCGGTCTATGGCGTGGCCGGGTTCATCTGTGCACTGGCGGGCTGGGCGTCGATTGGGCGTGTCGGGTCAATTTCGCCGCAGTCGTTTTACGAAGGCAATCTGGATTCCATCACCGCCGTTGTCATCGGGGGCATTTCGCTGTTCGGTGGGCGCGGGTCGATCATGGGGGCGCTGTTCGGCGCGTTGATCGTCGGCGTCTTCCGGTCGGGTTTGCGCCTGTCAGGCGTGGATGTGTTGTGGCAGGTCTTTGCCATCGGCTGGCTTATCATCATTGCGGTCGCAATTGACCAATGGATCAGAAGGGTATCGGCATAA
- a CDS encoding ATP-binding cassette domain-containing protein: MADGLHLNQIGIRHSGHRLMSINTHVAPGEVVTLMGPSGVGKSILLSAVIGTLSPEFTLSGQIHLNGRDLTGLPPDERCVGILFQDALLFPHLSVGANLAFGLAQGGTRAERRAKIDAALAEVGLGGFADRDPATLSGGQRARVALMRMLLSEPHALLLDEPFSGLDAELRGQVRQLVFDHAKARALPVLLVTHDAEDADAAGGKVIVLE, translated from the coding sequence ATGGCTGACGGACTGCATCTGAATCAAATCGGTATCAGACATTCGGGTCACCGCCTGATGTCGATCAACACCCATGTCGCCCCCGGCGAAGTCGTGACCCTTATGGGACCGTCGGGCGTGGGCAAATCCATTCTACTTTCCGCTGTGATAGGCACTCTTTCACCCGAATTCACACTATCCGGGCAAATCCATCTGAACGGGCGCGACCTGACCGGACTGCCACCTGATGAACGCTGTGTCGGCATCCTGTTTCAGGACGCGCTGTTGTTCCCGCATCTGTCGGTGGGGGCAAACCTTGCCTTTGGTCTGGCCCAGGGTGGAACGCGGGCGGAACGACGCGCAAAGATCGACGCCGCGCTGGCCGAGGTGGGGCTGGGAGGCTTTGCAGATCGTGATCCCGCCACCCTCTCCGGCGGGCAGCGCGCGCGGGTTGCCCTGATGCGGATGCTGTTGTCCGAGCCGCACGCGCTGCTGCTGGACGAGCCGTTTTCCGGGCTGGACGCTGAACTTCGCGGTCAAGTGCGGCAGTTGGTGTTCGATCACGCCAAGGCGCGGGCCTTGCCGGTGCTATTGGTCACGCATGACGCCGAGGATGCTGACGCGGCAGGCGGAAAGGTAATTGTGCTGGAATAG
- a CDS encoding efflux RND transporter periplasmic adaptor subunit, protein MLKPLLLSLFLAGPVMAQTYEVTATDLSDRKAVFATVESVDTLTARTRIGGTIVDLMVDEGDMVAAGDVLARVVNEQMEPQIAAATSQATSLEAELAQARDDLRRAEDLLARGIIAQTRVDQAQTAVAVLEGRLASARQSRDVLVQQQREGEVLAPGAGRVLNVLAPRGSVMLPGEPVAIIASDHYLLRLNVPERHARSIAEGNLIEIAGAALGGEVAQTGVIRQVYPQITNGRITADAEVDGLGSFFVGERVRVYVTVDTRQGIVIPRDLVSTRFGNDFVTLQTSDGTRDVVVLLGEETGDGVEILAGLSAGDKLVQP, encoded by the coding sequence ATGTTAAAACCACTGCTTCTTTCCCTTTTTCTTGCCGGGCCGGTGATGGCCCAGACTTACGAGGTGACGGCCACCGATCTGTCAGACCGCAAGGCGGTGTTCGCCACGGTGGAAAGCGTCGATACGTTGACCGCGCGGACCCGGATCGGCGGCACGATTGTTGATCTGATGGTTGACGAAGGCGACATGGTTGCGGCAGGTGACGTTCTGGCGCGGGTGGTCAACGAACAGATGGAACCGCAGATTGCGGCGGCCACTTCGCAGGCCACATCGCTTGAGGCGGAACTGGCACAGGCACGTGACGACCTGCGGCGGGCCGAGGACTTGCTGGCGCGTGGCATCATCGCCCAAACCCGCGTGGATCAGGCGCAAACCGCTGTGGCGGTGCTTGAGGGGCGGTTGGCTTCGGCCCGCCAATCGCGCGACGTGTTGGTGCAGCAACAGCGGGAAGGCGAGGTGCTGGCCCCCGGCGCAGGTCGTGTGCTGAACGTGTTGGCCCCGCGCGGCAGCGTCATGTTGCCGGGCGAGCCGGTGGCGATCATCGCATCAGATCACTATCTGTTGCGCCTGAACGTGCCCGAACGCCATGCCCGATCCATCGCCGAAGGCAACCTGATCGAAATCGCCGGGGCCGCACTTGGGGGCGAAGTCGCCCAGACCGGCGTGATCCGGCAGGTCTATCCCCAGATCACCAATGGCCGCATCACGGCAGATGCCGAGGTGGACGGGCTGGGCAGCTTCTTTGTGGGCGAACGCGTGCGGGTCTATGTGACCGTCGATACGCGGCAGGGCATTGTCATTCCCCGCGACCTTGTCTCCACCCGGTTCGGCAATGATTTTGTGACCCTGCAAACCTCTGACGGCACGCGCGACGTGGTGGTTCTGTTGGGCGAGGAAACCGGCGACGGTGTTGAAATTCTTGCAGGATTGTCGGCAGGCGACAAACTGGTGCAGCCATGA
- a CDS encoding nucleoside/nucleotide kinase family protein, with amino-acid sequence MNDVNDLAKALLDRILAAPRAGRRRLVALAGPPASGKTTLSSVLAELMVGAGCNALVVPMDGFHLDNRVLTARGLLARKGAPETFDVEGLRRLVGALPNADIVYFPIFDRDRDIAIAGAGVVPETCDTIIIEGNYLLFDAPGWRDLNDWWDISVRLDVPPEVLEQRLVDRWLAHGLTLDQARARTADNDLRNAERVAAASLKADITITV; translated from the coding sequence GTGAATGATGTAAATGACCTTGCAAAGGCGCTGCTGGATCGCATTCTGGCAGCGCCTCGTGCCGGACGGCGCAGGCTTGTTGCCCTTGCCGGGCCGCCTGCCTCTGGCAAGACGACCCTGTCCAGCGTTCTGGCCGAACTGATGGTGGGGGCAGGGTGCAACGCATTGGTCGTTCCAATGGATGGCTTTCACCTTGATAATCGTGTCTTGACCGCACGCGGGCTGCTGGCCCGAAAGGGCGCGCCCGAGACATTTGATGTCGAAGGCCTGCGGCGACTCGTCGGCGCCCTTCCCAACGCAGACATCGTATATTTTCCGATCTTCGATCGTGATCGTGATATCGCCATTGCAGGGGCGGGCGTGGTGCCCGAGACCTGCGACACCATCATCATCGAGGGCAATTATCTGCTGTTTGACGCGCCGGGGTGGCGTGACCTGAACGACTGGTGGGACATATCTGTCCGGCTGGACGTGCCGCCAGAGGTGCTGGAGCAGCGCCTTGTGGATCGGTGGCTGGCACATGGGCTTACGCTGGATCAGGCGCGCGCCCGCACGGCGGACAATGATCTGCGAAACGCGGAACGCGTCGCCGCTGCATCCCTGAAAGCCGACATTACTATTACAGTTTGA
- a CDS encoding ArsR/SmtB family transcription factor: MTPASTDPMADLLARANEVATLLKQLANTRRLMILCRLAAGRATVSELCTVADLSQSAISQHLAKMRSEGLVKGEKEGLQIYYTISDPRCLDVLGHLKASFCD, translated from the coding sequence ATGACGCCTGCCAGCACAGACCCGATGGCCGATCTTCTGGCCCGTGCAAATGAGGTCGCGACCTTGTTGAAGCAATTGGCCAATACGCGTCGGCTTATGATCCTGTGTCGCCTGGCCGCAGGTCGCGCAACCGTGTCCGAACTGTGCACGGTCGCCGACCTCTCGCAATCGGCAATCTCGCAGCATCTTGCAAAGATGCGGTCCGAAGGTTTGGTGAAAGGCGAAAAAGAGGGATTGCAGATCTATTACACGATCTCGGACCCGCGCTGCCTTGACGTGCTGGGACATCTGAAAGCCAGCTTCTGCGATTGA